The genomic region GGCAGCAAGTACACCAATAATCACCAACACCACCATAATCTCTAGCAAGGTAAAACCACGCTCATGTTGTTTTTGTTTCAATGTTTGTTTCAATATGTTCTGCTGTACTAAATCAATGTTCATGTTCGTTCTCCAACCAAAAATCGTTTCGCTCGAGCGGATCATACAATCGTTTTTCACCTTTCCAATTGATCCAAGGGCCCACAGATAAATCACCCGTTTCATGAATCAATCGATCAATCATCAACCAAGAGCCTACCAAAGCCCCATGGGTTTGAATGGCTTCTCTAGCATATGCCGAGCATACAGGGTATGCAGGGCAAGCCCTTCCATCCAAGTGACCCAGCACATGTTGATAAAA from Ghiorsea bivora harbors:
- the yidD gene encoding membrane protein insertion efficiency factor YidD, encoding MAIFQFLQKVEFNSAFFASKLLKMYLSLAFTSLLLGLLWKNFDLPPTTPQGFGIAFYQHVLGHLDGRACPAYPVCSAYAREAIQTHGALVGSWLMIDRLIHETGDLSVGPWINWKGEKRLYDPLERNDFWLENEHEH